The following are encoded in a window of Carya illinoinensis cultivar Pawnee chromosome 15, C.illinoinensisPawnee_v1, whole genome shotgun sequence genomic DNA:
- the LOC122296368 gene encoding aldehyde dehydrogenase family 3 member H1 isoform X1 gives MAAMEETKVGVDAEAASRLVKELRDAFATGKTRSYQWRLSQLKSILKMAEDHEHDVVEALRSDLSKPELESCIYEVAMLKNACSLAVKKLKHWMMPEKVKTSLTTFPSSAEIVPEPLGVVLVISPWNYPFLLSLDPVIGAIAAGNAVVLKPSEVAPATSSLLAKLVGEYMDNSLIRVVEGGVAETTALLEQKWDKICYTGNGRIGRIVMAAAAKHLTPVLLELGGKSPVVVDSSINLQVATRRIIAGKWGCNNGQTCVAPDYLLTTKDFAPKLVDALKHELEHFFGENPLDSKDLSRIVNSNHFSRLTKLLDEDRVSGTIVHGGKIEKSTLKISPTILLDAPRDSLIMNEEIFGPLLPIVTVEKVEDSFDIINSGTKPLAAYLFTNNKKLKEQFVMTVSAGGVVVNDTVLHVSVDSLPFGGVQESGMGAYHGKFSFDAFTHKKAVLYRSFAGDAPVRYPPYTKGKLRLMKALISGSILSAIFALIGLSKD, from the exons ATGGCGGCCATGGAGGAAACCAAGGTTGGGGTCGACGCGGAAGCGGCGTCTCGATTGGTGAAGGAGCTTCGGGACGCCTTTGCTACTGGTAAGACTCGGAGCTACCAGTGGAGACTGTCCCAGTTGAAGAGCATTCTGAAGATGGCAGAGGATCACGAGCACGACGTCGTCGAAGCTCTTCGCTCCGACCTCTCCAAGCCGGAGCTCGAGTCCTGCATCTACGAG GTTGCCATGTTAAAGAACGCCTGCTCATTGGCAGTTAAGAAGTTGAAACATTGGATGATGCCAGAAAAG GTTAAAACTTCATTGACCACTTTTCCTTCATCAGCTGAAATAGTGCCGGAACCTCTGGGTGTTGTTTTGGTCATCTCACCTTGGAATTATCCTTTTT TGTTGTCTCTTGACCCGGTTATTGGAGCTATTGCAGCCGGTAATGCAGTTGTTCTAAAACCGTCAGAAGTTGCTCCAGCCACATCATCTTTGCTTGCAAAATTAGTTGGGGAATATATGGACAACTCTTTGATACGGGTTGTTGAGGGAGGTGTTGCTGAAACAACTGCACTACTGGAGCAAAAGTGGGACAAAATATGTTATACAG GCAATGGAAGAATTGGACGGATTGTGATGGCAGCTGCTGCGAAGCACCTTACACCAGTTCTTCTGGAACTTGGAGGAAAATCTCCAGTTGTTGTTGATTCGAGCATAAATCTACAG GTTGCAACTAGAAGGATAATTGCGGGTAAGTGGGGGTGTAATAATGGTCAAACTTGCGTTGCTCCAGATTACCTCTTAACAACAAAAGATTTTGCTCCGAAATTG GTGGATGCTCTGAAACATGAACTGGAGCATTTTTTTGGGGAGAATCCATTGGATTCAAAAGACTTGTCGCGCATTGTCAACTCAAACCACTTTTCTCGCTTGACCAAGTTATTGGATGAGGATCGGGTTTCTGGCACAATTGTCCATGGTGGAAAGATTGAAAAATCGACCTT GAAGATTTCCCCAACCATCTTGCTGGATGCCCCCAGAGACTCTCTGATCATGAATGAGGAGATTTTTGGTCCCTTGCTTCCCATTGTAACG GTTGAGAAAGTGGAAGACAGCTTTGACATTATAAATTCGGGAACAAAACCCCTTGCTGCATATTTGTTTACCAACAATAAGAAGCTCAAGGAGCAATTTGTGATGACTGTCTCTGCTGGGGGTGTGGTCGTCAATGACACTGTTCTACAT GTTTCAGTTGACAGTTTACCATTTGGAGGAGTTCAGGAGAGTGGAATGGGTGCCTATCATGGGAAATTTTCTTTTGATGCTTTTACCCATAAGAAGGCAGTTCTGTATCGAAGTTTTGCTGGTGATGCACCTGTGAGGTACCCACCTTACACAAAAGGGAAGCTAAGATTGATGAAGGCTCTGATAAGTGGTAGTATACTTAGTGCAATCTTCGCTCTGATTGGATTGTCCAAGGattaa
- the LOC122296370 gene encoding dnaJ homolog subfamily B member 13-like, with the protein MNGVHSFRYDSETVAGDNPTGPRGFFKHRSMDNCFPSIPSPLSRSASRRRTTESKRGCSFFRSSSRKGTDVTMPSPSSKGSPQSQDSKSSSSASFISKSMSGRSSAPIMFSNSSGMLKPPPVEWKLECTLEELCFGCRRKVKITRDVLTKTGQIIQEEELLNIKVKPGWKQGTKITFEGMGNERPGAHPADIIFVIEEKRHPLFRRAGDDLEFAVEIPLVKALTGCKLSIPLLGGEKMSLTIEDIIHPGYEKIIAGLGMPRSKEQGNRGSLKITFLVDFPTQLTDEERSDILSILKDTC; encoded by the exons ATGAATGGAGTTCACAGCTTTAGATACGACAGTGAGACTGTGGCAGGCGATAATCCAACGGGTCCGAGAGGTTTCTTCAAGCATCGAAGCATGGATAACTGCTTTCCCTCCATACCCTCTCCTCTGTCGAGAAGTGCAAGTCGGAGAAGGACTACAGAAAGCAAAAGAGGATGTTCTTTCTTCAGAAGCAGCAGCAGAAAGGGCACTGATGTTACAATGCCCTCACCTTCAAGCAAGGGATCACCGCAAAGCCAAGACTCAAAATCCTCTTCTTCGGCTTCCTTCATCTCAAAAAGCATGAGTGGAAGAAGCTCAGCCCCCATCATGTTTTCCAACTCATCTGGGATGTTAAAGCCCCCACCTGTGGAGTGGAAGCTCGAGTGCACTCTTGAGGAGCTGTGCTTTGGTTGCAGGAGGAAGGTCAAGATCACAAGAGATGTGCTTACAAAGACCGG GCAAATAATTCAAGAAGAGGAGTTGCTGAATATAAAAGTGAAACCTGGATGGAAACAAGGAACAAAGATCACATTTGAAGGGATGGGAAATGAGAGACCAGGGGCTCATCCTGCCGACATAATCTTTGTGATTGAAGAGAAAAGACACCCCTTGTTCAGGAGAGCAGGAGACGATTTGGAGTTTGCAGTAGAAATCCCTTTAGTAAAGGCACTTACAGGCTGCAAACTCTCAATCCCACTATTGGGAGGGGAGAAGATGAGTTTGACAATTGAGGATATCATACACCCTGGATATGAAAAGATCATTGCTGGCCTGGGCATGCCAAGATCCAAAGAGCAAGGAAACAGAGGGagtttgaaaatcacattcctagTTGACTTTCCCACACAACTGACAGATGAAGAAAGATCAGATATTCTTAGTATTCTAAAGGATACTTGCTGA